The window CGACGTCTTCGCCCACTACTCGAACATCGCGTCCCAGGGCTTCCGTGAGCTCCAGGAGGGCCAGCGGGTCAGCTTCGACGTGACGCAGGGCCAGAAGGGCCCGCAGGCGGAGAACATCGTCCCCGCCTGATCGCCGGACGCGTAATCCGCTCACCGGGGTCCGCACCGACATGGTGCGGATCCCGGTTTGTGCTGTTTCCAGGAAGGCAGACAACCGCATGTCCCGCAGGCCCCAGAAGTCGAACCGGCGAGCCTCGTCACCCCCACCGTCCTCGTCGGCGCCGACGGAATTCCGGCTGCCGGAAAGCACGACGCCCGCGCTTCCCGCCGTCGAGGACTTCGCCGGTCTCGACATGCCCGCAGGGCTGCTGAAGACCCTCGCCGCGCAGGGCGTGACCACCCCTTTCCCCATCCAGGCCGCCACCCTGCCCAACTCGCTCGCCGGCCGTGACCTGCTGGGACGCGGACGGACCGGCTCCGGCAAGACCCTCGCCTTCGGGCTGGCGCTGCTGGCCCGCACGGCCGGCCTGCGCGCGGAGCCCAAGGCACCCCTCGCCCTCGTGCTGGTGCCCACCCGCGAACTCGCCCAGCAGGTGACGGACGCGCTGACCCCCTACGCGACGGCGGTCAACCTCCGGCTGGCCACGGTGGTCGGCGGGCTGTCCATCACCAAGCAGGCCGGCACGCTGCGGCGCGGCGCCGAGGTGGTCGTGGCGACTCCGGGCCGCCTCAACGACCTCGTGGAACGCGGGGACTGCGTGCTCGACGCCGTACGCATCACCGTGCTGGACGAAGCCGACCAGATGACCGACATGGGCTTCCTGCCGCAGATCACCAAGCTGATCCAGCAGGTGCGGCCCGACGGCCAGCGCATGCTCTTCTCGGCGACCCTGGACCGCAACATCGACCGTCTCGTGCAGCGGTTCCTGACGGACCCCGTGGTGCACTCCGTGGACCCGTCCGCCGGCGCGGTGACCACGATGGAGCACCACGTGCTCCACCTCCAGGACGAGACCGACAAGAAGGCCGTCACCACGCGCATCGCGGCCCGCGACGGCCGGGTCATCCTCTTCCTCGACACCAAGCGGTCCGCCGACCGGCTCGCCAAGCGGCTCCTGGCCGTCGGCGTCCGCGCGGCGGCGCTCCACGGCGGCCGCTCGCAGCCGCAGCGCACCCGCACCCTGGAGCAGTTCAAGAACGGCCAGGTCACCGCGTTGGTGGCGACCAATGTCGCGGCCCGTGGCATACACGTCGACGACCTCGACCTCGTCGTGAACGTCGACCCGCCGACGGATCACAAGGACTACCTCCACCGGGGCGGCCGTACGGCCCGTGCCGGCGGCTCCGGCAGCGTGGTCACCCTGGTGCTCCCGGAGCAGAAGCGGGACGTCACGCGGCTCATGTCGGACGCGGGCATCCGCCCCCGGGCGGCCCGCGTCAAGTCGAGCGACACGGCACTCATCACCATCACCGGCGCCCGCGAGCCCTCCGGCGTGCCCGTGACCATCGAGATCCCCCAGCCGACCGCACCCGCGGCGTCCCGCCCGAACCGCAAGGCCGGCACCGAGCCCGGCGCCCGGCCCGGTCGTCGGCGCCGCAGCGGCGGCGCGGCCAAGGCGGCGACGGCCGCGGCTGCCGGGACGGGGGAGCGGGGAACGGACCGCCGGGCCGCCGCCGGGGCGGCAGCGGCCGGTGGCACCTCCGCGACCGGCCGCCGCCGTTCCCCCCGCAGGACGGGCGGCGGCGGGGCCACGGGCGGTGCCGCAGGCGCGGTCGGCCGTGGCTCCGACCGCCGAGGCGGCCGCCGCACCTCCTCCTAGGGATGTGCCCGAGCGGTCCGGTCCGCCCGCTCACGCAGCGCGGACCGGACCGCTCGCCCGTTCCCGGTGACCTTCGCGGTCGGTGGGCCGTCAGCCCGGGAACCGTCCCGTGGAGCGCAGGTGCCAGCGTCGTTCCGCGTACGCCAGGTCGTCGCGCCACAGGCGTCCCGCGGCACCGCGTACGAGAGGACGCAGAGCCGGGGCCGCGCGGCGCGCCATCGCGAACCCCCGGCGGTGGGACGTGGCGACGACGGCCTCGACGACGGCCGTGCGCGGGCGGCCCCGGCCGTCGGGACCGAGAGGGGTGGCATGGGTCTCGACGACCGAGCCCTGCCCCTCCCCGTCGGTGATGCGCATGACGACCGTGCGGGGCTCGGGCGCCGTGAACACGGCACGCACGGGAACGACCAGCCGGCCGGCGACCTTGAAGGAGACGTCGACGGTGAAGCCGTCCTCCGCGCCCCCCGGGTTCTCCGGCTGGTCCACCACCGTCAGGTCGACGAACGAATAGGGGTGGAACCAGGCACCGTGCCAGGGGTCCAGCCGGTTGGCGACCACGTCCTCGGGTTCGCAGACGCCCGTGCCCACGTAGACCGCGCTGAGGGAACGGGCGAGGTCGGGACGCGGGGGCAGGACCGGGGCGTCCAGCGGTGGTTCGTCCCCGATGTCGTCGAGCCGTACCCACAGCAGGACCCCGTCGTCGTGCACCGGAAGCGGCTGCCACCCGGCGAACGGCGTGCCGTCCAGGCTCAGACCGTGCCAGTGGCACACGAGGGTGCCGCAGCGCACCGGACTGTCCTTCAGCGGCGCGCCCAGATGGGGGCAGATCCCGGGGCCCGCCGCGGGACGGCCGTCGGCCGCACGCCAGACGACCACCTCGCGTCCCGCCACCGTACGGGCGAGGGGACGGTCGTCCCGCAGACCGCGCGAGGCGCCGACGACGTACCAGTTGCCCGACGGGCGTGCCTGGGCGCGCTTGAGCGCGTCGGCGATCAACGCGGGCTTCGCTTCGCGCCACGTGGGGCGTTGCCGCTCCCAGGAGACGGGCTGCCGGCGCAGGGAGAGCGGGAGGCGGCTCCGCCGTCCCGGCCGCATGGGGTTCACGCGACCTCCTGATGTGTGTGCGGTCGTACGGACTCCGTGGACAGGGCGGTCGGCGGTGTTGGTACCGCGCCGGCGGAGCGGTGGGTGCGGCGGGCGTCCTCGCGTGCGCGCAGCCGGGCCGCGATCACCCGGAAGAGCCCGTCGGCGGCGACCACCGCGCGTCGTCGGCGCGGAACCACGGCCCTGCGGTGCAGCACCGTGTACCCGTCCCGGGCGACGGCGTCGAGGATGCCGCTGTACAGGATGAACGCGGTACGAATGCACGGCCTGGACACGGGATCCAGCATGGCGAGACCCGGTAGCGCCTCGCGGTACACGCCCCGGGTCAGCGCCTCGAAGTCCTTCAGCGCGGCGGTGACACGCGGGTCGGTACGGCCGGTGTCCCGGCTCCAGTGGAGCAGCGCCCTGTCGACCCCGTGGGAGTCGAGCAGATCGGCGGGCAGGTACACCCGGCCCCGGTCGAGGTCCTCGCCCACGTCCCGGAGGAAGTTGCTCAACTGGAAGGCCACGCCCAGGGCGGCCGCGTGCGGCGCGGCCTCCGCACGGGGCACGACGGTTCCCAGGACCGGGAGCATCTGGAGTCCGATGACGGCAGCGGAACCGTGCATGTAGCCGCGCAGGTCGGCGTACGTGGGGTAGTCGGTGACGACCAGGTCGGCGCTCATGGCGGCCATGAAGTCGCCGAAGTGCCGGTGGGGGATGTCGTAGCGGCGAGCGGTGTCGGCCAGGGCGAGCACGACCGGTTCGCGGCTGCGCCCGCTGCGCAGTCCGTCGGCGAGGCTCTCCCACAGCGTGGCCAGCGCCGCCACCCGCCGGCCGGCGTCGAAGTCCGGGTCGAGGGAGTCCACGATGTCGTCCGCCCAGCGGGCGAAGCCGTACAGGGCGTGCACGGCGGGCCTGCGCTCGATCGGCAGGAGCCGGGTGGCAAGGAAGTACGTCTTGCCGTGGCGCGCGTTGAGTGCCCGGCATCGGCGGTAGGCCTCGCGCAGCGTCTCGTCCGTGATGCCTGCCGCCGAGAGTTCACGGGTGGTCATACGGCGGTCTCCTTCGTGCACGGTGACGAGGCGGGCGGCGGTGACGAGGCGGCCGGCGGTGGCGGGTGCGGTGACGACCCCGGTGCGGGCCGCGAGGACGACGTGCGCGACGACGTGTGCGGGGAGGCGGAGGCGGGCCGGGCGACGCCGGTGATCCGTGCCGCGGCCAGCTTTCCCGACAGCAGCACGGTCGGTACGCCGACACCCGGGGTGGTGCCGCAGCCGGCCAGGACGGCGTTCTCCGTGCCGCGCACCAGGTTGCGCGGGCGGAACGGGCCGGTCTGCGCGAAGGTGTGGGCAGCCGAGAACGGGGTGCCGGCCGCATGGCCCTGCGCGTGCCAGTCGGCCGGGGTGACGAGGCACTCCTTGTCGATGGCGGCCTCGATGCCGTCGAGGCCACGTCGCTCCAACTCCCGTAGGAGATGGGCACGGTAGCGAGGCGCGAGGTCCGTCCAGGCGCGTGCGCCGGGTCCCAGGTCGGTGTTGGGGCAGGGCGCGAGGATGTAGTGCAGGTGCCGGTCCGCTGGAGCGAGCCCGGGATCGGTGGCGGTGGGCCGGGTGATGAGCAGCGAGGGATCGCTCATCAGGTTGCCCTGGCGGGTCAGTTCGTCGAAGGTGCTGCGCCAGGCCCGGCCGAAGGAGATGGTGTGGTGGGCGAGTCGGGGCCAGGTGCGGTCGGTGCCCAGGTGCAGCACCACGGCGGAGGGGGAGTGGCGCAGCCGCAGGGGGCGGCGGGGCCGACGACCCAGCAGACCGTAGACGACGGGCAGGTCCGGGGTGAGGACGACGGCGTCGCACGGGATCCGCCCCTGGTCGGTGACGACCGCCGTGACCCGCTCTCCGGAGCGTTCGAGTCGTGTCACCCGTTGCCCGAAGCGGAGATCGGCGCCCGCGTCGGCGGCGGCGTCCGCCATGGCCCGCGGCAGCGCGTGCATGCCGCCCCGGGGGAAGTACACGCCGGCGACGGTGTCCATGTAGGCGATGACCGCGTACGCCGCCAGGGCCCGGGCCGGCGGCACCCCCGCGTACAGGGCCTGGAAGGAGAACACCCGGCGCAGCCGTTCGTCGCGCAGGAAGTGGCCGATGCGCGCGTCCAGCCTGCCGAACCCTCCGAGTGCCGCCAGTCGTGCGAGGTCGCCGTTGAGCAGGGCCAGCGGGGAGTCGAAGTTGGCGTCGATGAAGCGGCGGATCTGCACCCGGTAGAGCCGTTCCAGCCACGCCCGCAGTCGCCGGTAGCCCGCCGCTTCCGCGCTGCCCGCGAAGCGCTCCACCTCCGCGGCCATGGCCTCGCCCTCGGTGTGCACGTCCAGGGAGCTGCCGTCGGCGAACAGGGCTCGGTAGGCGGGGTGCAGGGGGATCAGGTCGACCCGGTCGTACAGGCTGTCGCCGACCGCCGCGAAGGCCTCGTCGGCGAGCTCGGGCATGGTCAGCACGGTGGGACCGGTGTCCAGGCGATAGCCCGCGAGGTCCAGCCGCCCGGCACGCCCGCCGGGCAGGGGGTCACGCTCGACCAGGGTGACGCGGCGGCCCGCGCCGAGCAGATGCAGGGCGGCCGACAGTCCGGAGAGTCCCGCGCCCACGACGACGACGTGATCGCTGCGGCCGGGCAGGACGCGGTTCATGCGCGGGAGTCCTCCGAGTGCGAGGCGACCAGGGACAGGGGTGTGCCGTGATGCGGTGCGGGGGCCGTGGCGCGGGTGGCCGGACCCGTCGTCGTGGACGCGGCCTGACCGTCGGGCGGCGACGCGTGCGGGCGGCCGGCCGAAGCGCTCGCCGCGGACGGGTGCGGGTCGGCGGTCGCGCCGTTCGGCGGGGATCCCTGCGCACGGGCGCCCGGACGGTTCGCCGGGGCTCCTTCGGGCGGGCCGGCCGGACCGAGCTGCGTGCCGCCCGCCGCGGCCACGAGGAGATCCCTCAGCCGGCCCGCGCCCGCGGGGTCGAGGGGGACGGCGTCGAAACGGCGCAGGCCCTGAGCGACGAGTCGGCCGGCCTTCGCCTCGACGGTCGCCAGCGCCCCCGTGCGCCGCAGGATGTCGCGCACCTCCTCGAGGTCCGCCGGCGACAGATCGTGTTTGCCGAGCGCCCGCTCCAGCACCGTCAGGGCGAGGCGGTCCCCGGCCGCTTCCGCCCGGGCCCGGGCCAGTGCCGTCAGACACGTCGACTTGCCCTCGCGGATGTCCCCGCCCGCCGGCCTGCCGGTCTCCTCGCCGTCGAAGAAGACGTCGCCGACGTCGTCCCGCAGTTGGAAGGCCATGCCGATACGGCGGCCGGCCGAGCACAGCGCGCCCGTCGTGGCCTCGTCGGCCCCCGCCAGCGCCGCACCCAGCGCCAACGGGCGCTCCACCGAGTACAGCGCGCTCTTGAGGCAGGCGGAGCGCAGCGCCCGCAGCAGTGAGCGGGAGCCCGTGATCTGCCCCTTGAGGTCGAGGTACTGGCCCGCCACCATCTCCGTCCGCAGATCTCCCCAGAGCCGCCGCACCAGGTGCCCGGTACCGGCCGGCAGCGCCGTCCCGGCGACCAGGTCGTCCGCCCAGGCGAGAGCGAGATCCCCGGCGAGGACCGCCGCCGCCTCCCCGAACCGCCCGGCACGATCCGGCGCGACGGCCGCGCCGTACTGGGCACCGATGTCGGCGTGCAGCGCCGGCCTGCCCCGGCGGCGGGGCGAACGGTCCATCACGTCGTCCTGGACGAGCGCGCAGGTCTGCAGGAGTTCCACCGCGGCTCCCAGCCGCAGGGCCGCCACGGCCGACGTGTCGTCACCGCCGCCGCAGGCGCGCATGGCCCACCACAGCAGCTGCGAGCGGACGCGCTTGCCACCCCGCTGGGTGAAGTGCGCGACCCGCAGGGCGAGGTCGTCCGCGAAGACCGGGTCCACGGCCCGGGACCGCTCCAGCCGTTCGGCCAGTTCCTGATCCAGGACGCGACTCACGGCCGCGCGCACGTCCCGGTCGGCGGCACGGGCCCCCGCGGACCCGTCCCGCCCACCGCGTCGATCCGGTTCCGGGCGGTCGGCCGACGGCCCGCCCCGTGCGGCGTCGGACGCCGGAGACCCGTGGGAGCCGTCCGACCCACCGGGACCGCCGGAGCGTTCCCGGACGGGCGAGCGGGCCAGGGCGACCAGTCGGAAGGCGGGCGGCGGCCCGGCCTCATGGTGGTCCGTCGCCTGTGTCGGACGCATCGCGGTTCCTTTCGTCCTGATCGCGGACAGCTCCGTTGAGCAGGCATTCGCTCCGCGCTCCGCGAACGGATGCGGAAGAGGGGGCCGAAGCGCGGCGGGCGGACGGCGCATGACATTCCCTCCAGACTCGCCCGACTCGGCGACGATCGCCTGTCGCATTCGAGTGACCCGCATCCGAAGGGGCACACGGGCGGGAACATCGGCCAGGTGCGCGATCACAGAAGCGGGCCGCAACAGCAGAGGGAGGCAGCCGTCGTGGAGCGGACGGATGTGGCGATCGTCGGGGCGGGGGCGGCCGGCCTTTCCCTGGCGCACCGTCTGTCGGGGCACCTGCCCGGCAGACGCATGCCCTCGGTGGTCCTGCTGGACGCCCCTCCCGGACCACTGCGCCCTCCGCGGCGGACGTGGTGCTTCTGGGAGAGCGGCATGAACCGCTTCGAAGCCGCCGTCACCGCCAGCTGGCGCTCCCTCCGGGTGCGCCCGTCGACCGGCGCGCCCGTCACCGGGGACATCTCCCCCTTGCGTTACAAGCTGATCCGGTCCACCGACTTCGAAGCCCTCGTCGACCGTGACCTGCTGCTCAGCCCCAACGTGCGGCGCCGGGAAGCGACCGTCGAAACGGTGGAGGACGTCAGCGGGGGAGCCCAGATCCGCTTCCGGACGGCCGACGGACGGCCGGGCGTCCTGCACGCCCGATGGGTGTTCGACTCGCGCCCCCTGCACAGCGTCCCGGCCGCCCGCACCACCCTGCTCCAGCACTTCCACGGCTGGTTCGTCCGCACGGACCAGCCCGTCTTCGACCGCGACACCGCGGAGCTGATGGACTTTCGCACCCCCCAGCCCGACCAGGGCCTCTCCTTCGGCTACGTGCTGCCCATGAGCCCCAGCGAAGCCCTGGTGGAGTACACCGAGTTCTCCCCGCGCGTCCTGACGGCGGAGGGCTACGAGGACGCCGTACGGCACTACGCCGAGGACGTCCTGCGGCTCGGCGACATCGAGGTGATCTCGACCGAGACCGGAGTCATCCCGATGACGGACGGCCCGGTCGCGCGACAGGTGGGGCAGTCCGTCTTCCGCATCGGCACCGCAGGCGGCGCCACCCGCCCGTCCACCGGGTACACCTTCGCCGGACTGCAGCGACAGACACGGTCGATCGCGGCCGCCCTGCGACGGGGCCGCCGTCCCGTCCCGCCACCCGCCCACTCGGCACGCTCCCGGGCCATGGACGCCGTACTGCTGCGAGCCCTGGACAGCGGTCGGGTCGACGGCCCGGCGCTCTTCTCGCGGCTGTTCGCGAGCCTGCCCATGAACCGCCTCCTGCGTTTCCTCGACGGCCGAACCCGCCTGACCGAGGACCTGACCATCGGCCTGCGCACGCCGGTCGGTCCCATGCTCCGATCCGCGCTGGAACTGCCCGTCCTGCCCCGCCGCCCCTTCGACCAGCCCTGACCCCCTCCGCGCACCCCGCCTTCCTGGAGACCGCATGACCCTGCTGCACGACGAGAGCCTCGCCACGGCGTTCGACCACGCCGCCCGCAGCTATGACACGCTGGTGGCCGCCAACCCCGGATACCACGCACACCTGCGCCGTTCGGTGCGCCGACTCGGCCTGCCCGGACACGGCGAAGGGCTGCGCGTGCTGGACCTCGGCTGCGGCACCGGTGCCTCGACCGCCGCGCTGCGGTCCGCGCTGCCGGCCGCCGACATCACCGCCGTCGACGCCTCCGCCGGCATGCTGGAACGCGCCGCGGCCAAGCCCTGGGCGGCCGATGTGTCCTTCGTGCACGCGCCGGCGGAGCGCCTGGCCCAGGCCGGTGTGCGGGGCCCCTTCGACGCCGTCTTCGCCGCCTACCTCTTCCGCAACCTCGCCGACCCCGACGCCGTACTGAGCACGGTGAGCGCGCTGTTGGAGCCGGGCGGACGGCTCGGAGTGCACGAGTACACGCTCAGCGGCCGGCCCGTCGACCGCGCGGTGTGGACAGCGGTCTGCCGGGGCATCGTCCAGCCTGTGGCGACCGTGCTCGGAGACGGCGGGCTCTACCGTCATCTGTGGCGCAGCGTCGTCGAGTTCGACACCGCACACCGGTTCGCCGAACGGCTGCGTGCCGCGCGCTTCGAACAGGTCAGGACGCTACCGCTGCCGGGCTGGCAGACGGGCATCGCGCACACCTTCGTCGCCCGGCGCGCCGACTCGGTGCCGCGGGAGGCGCGATGAACCGCTCCGGTCAGGCCACGGGACGAGCGGCCGCTGCACCCCCGGTACGCGGCGGGACGTGCGCCGACCGCGCCGACCGTACGCGCCGGGCGGCGCGATGAACGCCGCCCGCCGGCCCGACGGCTCCCGCCGCGGCCGCGATCGCCGCGCCCGCCTGCTGCCGGCACGCCCGGGTACCGCGCGCGTCACCGGCCCCCGCCCCACGACCGCCGTCGTGGGAGGGGGCATCGCCGGACTGGCCGCGGCCACGGCACTGGCCGAACGGGGGGTGGCGGTGACCCTGTACGAGCGCGAGCCCTGCCTGGGCGGACGCGCCGGCGGATGGCCGATCGACCTCGCGGACGGCTCCTCCACCACCATGAGCCGCGGCTTCCACGCCTTCTTCCGCCAGTACTACAACCTCCGCGGTCTGCTGCGCCGCACCGACCCCCGGCTCGAACGCCTCACCGGGCTCCCGGACTACCCGCTGCGGCACAGCGAGGGCATGCGCGACAGCTTCCGCCACGTCCCGCGCACCCCGCCGTGGTCCGCGCTCGGCTTCGTCGCACTCAGCCCGTCCTTCGGCCTGCGGGACCTGCGCGCGATGAACCCGGTCGCGGCCCTTCCTCTGCTGGACGTTCGCGTCCCCGAGGTGTACGCGCGCCTCGACCGCACCAGCGCCCACGACTTCCTCGAAGCCGTCCGCTTTCCCCCGATGGCCCGCCACCTGGCCTTCGAGGTCTTCTCCCGCAGCTTCTTCGCCGACCCGCGGCAGCTGTCGGCGGCGGAGATGGTGCTGATGTTCCACATCTACTTCCTCGGGTCCGCCGAGGGACTGTTGTTCGACGTCCCCCGAGCCCCGTTCCAGGCGGCCCTGTGGGAACCGTTGGCCGACTACGTGCGGCGGCACGGCGCCGACGTACGGACCGGCACACCCGTCGAGAACATCACGCCCACCCCGGACGGCGGCTACGTGCTCACCGCCGCGGGCGGGGAACGGCGTCACGACACCGTCGTGCTCGCACTCGACGCCTCCGGCCTGCGCTCCCTCATCGGCAGCTCGGAGCGTCTCGGCGACCGCCAGTGGCGCGAGAGCGTCCGACGCCTGCGCAACGCGCCGCCGTTCCTCGTCACCCGCCTCTGGCTGGACCGCCCCGTGCGCCGTGACCGGCCCGGCTTCCTCGGCACCAGCGGGTACGGGGGCCTGGACAACATCAGCGTCCTGGAACGCTACGAGGACGACGCGGCCCGGTGGGCGGCGCGGACCGGTGGTTCGGTCGTCGAACTCCACGCGTACGCGGTACGGCCGGACGCCGCGCGCGACGTCGAGGAGAAGCGGCTGATCGAGCAGCTGCACCGCGTGTACCCGGAGACCCGCGAAGCCGGCACCGTCGACGTCCGCCACGAATGGCGGGAGGACTGCCCGCTGTTCCCCGTGGGCGGCTACCTCGACCGGCCGCCCGTACGCACACCCGAACCCGGACTCGTCCTGGCGGGCGACCTCGTCCGCACGGACCTGCCGGTGGCCCTGATGGAACGCGCGGCCACGAGCGGGTTCCTCGCCGCGAACGCCTTGCTGGAGCGGTGGGGAGTGCGGGGGCAGACGCTCTGGACGGTACCGGACCGGGGACGAGGTCCCGTGCTGCGCACGCTTGCCCGGTGGGGGAGCGCCTGACCGGACCCGGCGTGGCCGGTGCGTCACCGCCCACGTCGACCGCCAGGCCGTCGAGCCGGAGCCCCGCCGCCTGTGCACGGCCCGCGAGATCGAGCACCTCGCCGGCGTCACCTCCGCCGCGATTCGCGCGGACCCCTCGAAGGGCCGGTGGCCTGAGCCCGACGACCGCTCAGGCCCCGCGCACCGCTGGTACGGCGCCAGCGTCACCGTCACGGTCGGACAGCCCACCAGCACCGGCCGGGAAGCCGGCAGCGAGAGTGGGTGCGGTCCGTCGTCGGCTCGACGGGCCGCGCTCGACTCGCCGTGACAGGTGACGGCGTCGCAGGCTGGTACCTACCTCTAGGGTTCACCGCGCCCGCGCGCCACCGTCGTAAGGAGCACCCATGAACTCCCGCCTGGACGGACGCACCGCCGTCGTCACGGGTGCCAGCAAGGGCATCGGACTGGCCGCCGTCGGCGCCCTCGCCCGAGCCGGGGCCACGGTCGTCGCCGGCTCCCGCACCTCCACTCGCGAACTCGACGCCCTGGTCGAGCAGGGCACGGTCACCTGGGTGCCCGTGGACCTCGGCACGTCGACGGGGGCCGAGCAACTCGTCGAGGCGGCACAGGGCCGCGTCGACGTTCTGGTGAACAACGTGGGTGCCGCGCCGGCCCGCACCGGCGGCTTCCTGTCCGTGACCGACGACGACTGGCAGCACGTCCTCGACATCAACCTGCTCAGCACCGTACGGGTCACCCGTGCCGCCCTGCCGCTCATGGCGGAGGCCCGGCAGGGTTCGATCGTCACGGTCGCCTCCGTCAACGCGACCCTGCCCGACCCCATGGTGATCGACTACAGCGCTTCCAAGGCCGCGGTGGTGGCCTTCTCCAAGGCCCTGTCGAAGGAGGTCGGTCCGCAGGGCATTCGCGTCAACACCGTCAGTCCTGGTCCGGTGCAGACGGACCTCTGGCTGGCCGAGGGAGGTGTCGCGGAGACCATCTCCGCGGCCGCCGGCGTCAAGCCGCGCGACGTGGTCGCGCAGGCCGCCGCCTCGACCGTCACGGGCCGCTTCTCCAGCCCGGAGGAGGTCGCCGAGGTGATCCTCTTCCTCGCCGGCGACCTCTCGCGCAACATCACCGGAAGTGACGTGATCATCGACGGTGGCTTCATCCCGACCTGGTGACCGGCCGCGGTGCGAAGATGCAGCGCCTTCGGCCCCCGCGTAGCGTGATGCGGGAACGAAGTCCCGCGAATGATCTCGCGCCCCCACGCGCGCATTCGCCGGTTGCGCGCGTCCGATCAGTCAGCCATCACCGAGGTACGCGCGGTCGAGCGGAGGTACGGCAATGGGTACGGTCACCACCGACGACGGCACGGTCATCTTCTACAAGGACTGGGGCCCCCGCGACGGCAGGCCCGTCGTCTTCCACCACGGATGGCCGCTGAGCGCCGACGACTGGGACAACCAGATGGTGTTCTTCCTGTCGCACGGCTATCGCGTCATCGCCCACGACCGTCGTGGACACGGTCGGTCCGGTCAGCCCGCCACGGGCCACGAGATGGACACCTACGCCGCCGACGTGACCGCGTTGACCGACGCGCTCGATCTGCGGGGGGCCTGCCACATCGGGCACTCGACCGGCGGCGGTGAGGTGGCGCGCTACGTCGCCCGCGCCAAGCCGGGCCGCGTCTCCAAGGCCGTGCTCGTCAGCGCGGTGCCGCCGATCATGGTGAAGTCGGACACCAACCCGGGCGGCCTGCCGATCGAGACGTTCGACGGGTTCCGGGCGGCCCTGGCCGCCAACCGCGCCCAGTTCTACATCGACGTTCCCACGGGGCCGTTCTACGGCTTCAACCGTCCCGGAGCGAACGTGTCGCAGGGGCTGATCGACAACTGGTGGCGGCAGGGAATGACGGGCGCTGCCAACGCCCAGTATGAGTGCATCAAGGCATTCTCCGAGACCGACTTCACGGAGGACCTCCGGCAGATCGACGTCCCTGTCCTCGTGGCCCACGGAACCGACGACCAGATCGTCCCGTACGAAGACGCCGCGCCGCTGTCGGTCAAACTCCTCAGCGACGGCACGCTGAAGAGCTACGACGGGCTGCCGCACGGGATGTTGTCGACCCACCCCGACACCGTCAACCCCGACATCCTGGCGTTCCTCGAGTCCTGAACACACCGGAGTGAGCGACAGCGACAGTCCGCACGGCGCGACCGGCCCGAACCGCGTCCTGGAGAGCCCGATCGTCGGGATGTCTCCCTGGATCGTCTTCTCCGGCTGGATCATCCAGATACTGGGCCATCGTGGCGGCCATTCGCTTCACCGACTGGTACCCGAAGGTGGTCCGGGCCCGGGTCCTGCGGGAGCACGGGGAACCGGTCGCCGAGGAGCCCCGGCTCTCCGGTCTGCTGCTGCCCCTGGCCGGCCTGCTCGTTCCGGTGGGGATCGCCGTCCTCGTCCTCGAGGACACATGGGGCGGCCTGTCCCTCATCGTGCTCGGCTCCGTACTCGCCAGGACCCTGCGTGACCGAGCCGCACACCCCGTGGGTGCGGGAGGGGCTGTAGCGTGACGGCGAAGCGCAACCCCGGCCCGT of the Streptomyces sp. 1222.5 genome contains:
- a CDS encoding cold-shock protein is translated as MAQGTVKWFNSEKGFGFIQQDGGGPDVFAHYSNIASQGFRELQEGQRVSFDVTQGQKGPQAENIVPA
- a CDS encoding DEAD/DEAH box helicase produces the protein MSRRPQKSNRRASSPPPSSSAPTEFRLPESTTPALPAVEDFAGLDMPAGLLKTLAAQGVTTPFPIQAATLPNSLAGRDLLGRGRTGSGKTLAFGLALLARTAGLRAEPKAPLALVLVPTRELAQQVTDALTPYATAVNLRLATVVGGLSITKQAGTLRRGAEVVVATPGRLNDLVERGDCVLDAVRITVLDEADQMTDMGFLPQITKLIQQVRPDGQRMLFSATLDRNIDRLVQRFLTDPVVHSVDPSAGAVTTMEHHVLHLQDETDKKAVTTRIAARDGRVILFLDTKRSADRLAKRLLAVGVRAAALHGGRSQPQRTRTLEQFKNGQVTALVATNVAARGIHVDDLDLVVNVDPPTDHKDYLHRGGRTARAGGSGSVVTLVLPEQKRDVTRLMSDAGIRPRAARVKSSDTALITITGAREPSGVPVTIEIPQPTAPAASRPNRKAGTEPGARPGRRRRSGGAAKAATAAAAGTGERGTDRRAAAGAAAAGGTSATGRRRSPRRTGGGGATGGAAGAVGRGSDRRGGRRTSS
- a CDS encoding DUF5914 domain-containing protein is translated as MRPGRRSRLPLSLRRQPVSWERQRPTWREAKPALIADALKRAQARPSGNWYVVGASRGLRDDRPLARTVAGREVVVWRAADGRPAAGPGICPHLGAPLKDSPVRCGTLVCHWHGLSLDGTPFAGWQPLPVHDDGVLLWVRLDDIGDEPPLDAPVLPPRPDLARSLSAVYVGTGVCEPEDVVANRLDPWHGAWFHPYSFVDLTVVDQPENPGGAEDGFTVDVSFKVAGRLVVPVRAVFTAPEPRTVVMRITDGEGQGSVVETHATPLGPDGRGRPRTAVVEAVVATSHRRGFAMARRAAPALRPLVRGAAGRLWRDDLAYAERRWHLRSTGRFPG
- a CDS encoding phytoene/squalene synthase family protein codes for the protein MTTRELSAAGITDETLREAYRRCRALNARHGKTYFLATRLLPIERRPAVHALYGFARWADDIVDSLDPDFDAGRRVAALATLWESLADGLRSGRSREPVVLALADTARRYDIPHRHFGDFMAAMSADLVVTDYPTYADLRGYMHGSAAVIGLQMLPVLGTVVPRAEAAPHAAALGVAFQLSNFLRDVGEDLDRGRVYLPADLLDSHGVDRALLHWSRDTGRTDPRVTAALKDFEALTRGVYREALPGLAMLDPVSRPCIRTAFILYSGILDAVARDGYTVLHRRAVVPRRRRAVVAADGLFRVIAARLRAREDARRTHRSAGAVPTPPTALSTESVRPHTHQEVA
- the crtI gene encoding phytoene desaturase family protein; its protein translation is MNRVLPGRSDHVVVVGAGLSGLSAALHLLGAGRRVTLVERDPLPGGRAGRLDLAGYRLDTGPTVLTMPELADEAFAAVGDSLYDRVDLIPLHPAYRALFADGSSLDVHTEGEAMAAEVERFAGSAEAAGYRRLRAWLERLYRVQIRRFIDANFDSPLALLNGDLARLAALGGFGRLDARIGHFLRDERLRRVFSFQALYAGVPPARALAAYAVIAYMDTVAGVYFPRGGMHALPRAMADAAADAGADLRFGQRVTRLERSGERVTAVVTDQGRIPCDAVVLTPDLPVVYGLLGRRPRRPLRLRHSPSAVVLHLGTDRTWPRLAHHTISFGRAWRSTFDELTRQGNLMSDPSLLITRPTATDPGLAPADRHLHYILAPCPNTDLGPGARAWTDLAPRYRAHLLRELERRGLDGIEAAIDKECLVTPADWHAQGHAAGTPFSAAHTFAQTGPFRPRNLVRGTENAVLAGCGTTPGVGVPTVLLSGKLAAARITGVARPASASPHTSSRTSSSRPAPGSSPHPPPPAASSPPPASSPCTKETAV